A region from the Triticum aestivum cultivar Chinese Spring chromosome 3D, IWGSC CS RefSeq v2.1, whole genome shotgun sequence genome encodes:
- the LOC123080050 gene encoding uncharacterized protein, which yields MAATSSTSYFPSQSQLPASSATATTSISNGRQPRRHRTGSCVMLEAASGGGAVGRRTRSLMEEDLEELKGCLDLGFGFSYHEIPDLCGTLPGLELCYSMMRRFLDEQRTVVGQLEPSAVAPPPIPDWKISGPGDHPDEVKARLKYWAQTVACTVKLCT from the exons AtggcggccacctcctccacctcctactTCCCCTCGCAGTCGCAGCTGCCGGCGTCCAGCGCCACCGCTACAACCAGCATCAGCAACGGCCGGCAGCCGCGGAGGCATCGGACGGGCAGCTGCGTCATGCTCGAGGCGGCCTCCGGTGGCGGCGCGGTGGGGAGGAGGACCAGGAGCCTCATGGAGGAGGACCTTGAGGAGCTCAAGGGCTGCCTCGACCTCGGCTTCGGCTTCTCTTACCATGAGATCCCGGACCTTTGCGGGACGCTCCCTGGTCTGGAGCTCTGCTACTCCATGATGCGGAGGTTCCTCGACGAGCAGAGGACGGTGGTCGGGCAGCTGGAGCCCTCCGCGGTGGCGCCGCCGCCCATCCCGGACTGGAAGATCTCCGGCCCTG GTGATCATCCCGACGAGGTTAAAGCTCGGCTCAAGTATTGGGCACAGACAGTGGCATGCACAGTCAAACTCTGCACCTAG
- the LOC123075108 gene encoding uncharacterized protein, which translates to MATISSTSYFSSQPQLPASDGANPATTRSSSSNGRQPRRRRTGRCVMLEVDAASGSGSGGAAVGRTRSLTEEDLEELKACLDLGFGFSYHEIPGLRGTLPGLELCYSMTRRFLDEQRTLVGQLEPAAAAAATPIPDWRISGPGDDPDEVKARLRYWAQTVACTVKLCT; encoded by the exons ATGGCGACCATCTCGTCCACCTCCTACTTCTCCTCGCAGCCGCAGCTGCCGGCGTCCGACGGCGCCAACCCCGCCACCaccagaagcagcagcagcaacggccGGCAGCcccggaggcggcggaccggcaggtGCGTCATGCTCGAGGTAGACGCTGCCTCTGGTAGTGGCAGTGGCGGTGCGGCGGTGGGGAGGACGAGGAGCCTGACGGAGGAGGACCTGGAGGAGCTCAAGGCCTGCCTCGACCTCGGCTTCGGCTTCTCCTACCATGAGATCCCGGGCCTCCGCGGGACGCTCCCCGGCCTGGAGCTCTGCTACTCCATGACGCGGAGGTTCCTCGACGAGCAGAGGACTCTGGTCGGGCAGCTGGAgcccgccgcggcggcggcggccacgccCATCCCGGACTGGAGGATCTCCGGCCCTG GTGATGATCCCGACGAAGTGAAAGCTCGGCTCAGGTATTGGGCACAGACAGTGGCATGCACAGTCAAACTCTGCACCTAG